One stretch of Lagenorhynchus albirostris chromosome 13, mLagAlb1.1, whole genome shotgun sequence DNA includes these proteins:
- the CALM2 gene encoding calmodulin-2 yields the protein MADQLTEEQIAEFKEAFSLFDKDGDGTITTKELGTVMRSLGQNPTEAELQDMINEVDADGNGTIDFPEFLTMMARKMKDTDSEEEIREAFRVFDKDGNGYISAAELRHVMTNLGEKLTDEEVDEMIREADIDGDGQVNYEEFVQMMTAK from the exons GCTGACCAGCTGACTGAAGAGCAGATTGCAG AATTCAAAGAAGCTTTTTCACTATTTGACAAGGATGGTGATGGAACTATAACAACAAAGGAGCTGGGAACTGTAATGAGGTCTCTTGGGCAGAATCCCACAGAAGCAGAGTTACAGGACATGATTAATGAGGTGGATGCTGATG GTAACGGCACAATTGACTTCCCGGAATTTCTGACAATGAtggcaagaaaaatgaaagacacaGACAGTGAAGAAGAAATTAGAGAAGCATTCCGTGTGTTTGATAAG GATGGTAATGGCTATATTAGTGCAGCAGAGCTCCGCCATGTGATGACAAACCTTGGAGAGAAGTTAACAGATGAAGAGGTTGATGAAATGATCAGGGAAGCAGATATCGATGGTGATGGTCAAGTAAACTATGAAG AGTTTGTACAAATGATGACAGCAAAGTGA